One window from the genome of Zonotrichia leucophrys gambelii isolate GWCS_2022_RI chromosome 27, RI_Zleu_2.0, whole genome shotgun sequence encodes:
- the ARHGAP23 gene encoding rho GTPase-activating protein 23 isoform X2: MVQESAGVAARGSRRGLRGRCRPPPAPSPKRLWSVERSGRGWRLERPVGVDCSSPEPRCIWLSSLRRHAAAAEPPGPAPRAERCRRPTPARRDGVSPNANAPPEGGSFPWVGPRTVALRKSPQGGFGFTLRHFIVYPPESAVHSAKEEENGNRAGPARSRLEPMDTIFVKNVREDGPAHQAGLRTGDRLVKVNGESIIGKTYSQVIALIQNSDDVLELSIMPKDEDILQLAYSQDAYLKGNEPYSGGAQSIPEPPPICYPRKTYPFQARGAEPAPGQPPDPRAPRSATTGPSSPLGARSDPGGSPAHRPEEPQPGGPAPRPVAPHGHPGSFSRPACPANAAPSVPDRYGMSPASASCYGVPKHLPEHRTHCGFKEGAGRPPRDVSGAQRVPGRQECQQALSRWFCSQEPRRSTSEERRHAMPRYRSVSHDRLGGSGPAAPRGWPHSASHDTLLQPSREAWAPRARSDHYLGRYGRSMEALEPGALLASHLDRSAWPPERLCRAAVAATAAAGQPIPPGSFAASSSSSSSSSREPVQKHPSQPNLPSADDSGYIGYRSYSPSFQRRTGLLHALSCRDPTFGGLPTFSIAQRAVAPLRDSVVSPASPPAAAPAMPSAPREPRPEGGRVSEQLEERREEVVLRQKPPTGRKVPAPLRQMNFVFSEGVKETDICDHVGAAGRGDRPGSERPGRRVAPLAAPEDSLASIPFIDEPTSPSIDLKAKHVPASSVVSSAMNSAPAMATSPASPTFAFALSRHYSQDCSSIKAGRRSSYLLAITTERSKSCDDGLNAFRDEGKILRRMPSRVPSLRMLRSFFTDGSLDSLGASEDARSKRHSTSDLSDVPFSAVRKEGWLHCKQILTKKGKVGGGIRQWKRVFAVLRTHSLYLCKDRREAVTCAPAPGEEEPPISIQACLVDISYSETKRKHVFRLTTADFCEYLFQAEDREDMLAWIKVIRENSKAEGEDPGFASQALISKKLNDYRKVSPAGAKPDSSPKGPRGLGIRAEFLKQTGTSAPRSPRQDAAVTKDESSSQKAPWGINIMKKNKKSAPRAFGVRLEDCQPAPDNKNVPLIVEACCKVVEDRGLEYMGIYRVPGNNAVVSSLQEQLNKGATEINLQDERWQDLNVISSLLKSFFRKLPEPLFTDDKYNDFIEANRIEDASERMRTLRKLIRDLPGHYYETLKFLVGHLKTIADHSEKNKMEPRNLALVFGPTLVRTSEDNMTDMVTHMPDRYKIVETLIQHSDWFFSDKEDKGEKTPVDEKEAQSVPNIEYLLPNIGRTAAPGDAAGSTRSGSAKPKGTWPSRKVPPHRELLAIPFVSAAARKRKKRREAEGVGSSTDDDAERRDSPGRQQEQEGPAVTPGKAPRGTSTEPAGAERECSAEPAGSGSEPAPDARSIVSGYSTLSTMDRSLCSEVHSVAGSRGEEADDERSELSHMETDTESREGARPRPGQAGLGTGDEDKSPPGRPSFNSHRLIQCDTLARRRLGRPRDAAAVAGGDEPGWAAPGRASQLRQHLRGSADDMGVRLRRAHSPETRRKKSSWRRHTVVVPGGLKDLNFNEWKEPRGLEGTPGPCRDKDSGLSSLESTKARPAAPAPAPPGTAGPGTATRSPPGSPGPPAPLRFPQCL, translated from the exons AG GTCCCGCCCGGAGCCGCCTGGAGCCCATGGACACGATCTTCGTGAAGAACGTGCGGGAGGACGGGCCGGCGCACCAGGCGGGGCTGCGCACGG GTGACCGGCTGGTCAAGGTGAACGGGGAGAGCATCATCGGGAAAACCTACTCGCAGGTGATCGCCCTGATCCAGAACAG TGATGATGTGCTGGAGCTCTCCATCATGCCCAAGGACGAGGACATCCTCCAGCTG GCCTATTCCCAGGATGCCTACCTGAAGGGCAACGAGCCGTACTCCGGGGGGGCTCAGAGCATCCCCGAGCCCCCTCCCATCTGCTACCCACGGAAAACGTACCCCTTCCAGGCCCGGGGTGCCGAGCCCGCCCCGGGCCAGCCGCCGgacccccgcgccccccgctcGGCCACCACCGGTCCCTCGTCCCCGCTGGGCGCCCGCAGCGACCCCGGCGGCAGCCCCGCGCACCGCCCCGAGGAGCCGCAGCCCGGGGGTCCTGCCCCGCGCCCCGTCGCACCCCACGGGCACCCCGGCTCCTTCTCCCGCCCCGCCTGCCCCGCCAACGCCGCACCCTCCGTGCCCGACCGCTACGGGATGTCCCCCGCCAGCGCCTCCTGCTATGGCGTCCCCAAGCACCTCCCGGAGCACCGGACTCACTGCGGCTTCAAGGAGGGCGCCGGGCGGCCGCCCCGGGATGTGTCGGGTGCCCAGCGTGTGCCCGGCCGCCAGGAGTGCCAGCAGGCGCTGTCGCGCTGGTTCTGCAGCCAGGAGCCGCGGCGCAGCACCTCGGAGGAGCGGCGGCACGCCATGCCCCGCTACCGCAGCGTGTCCCATGACCGCCTGGGCGGCTCCGGGCCCGCGGCCCCGCGGGGCTGGCCCCACAGCGCCTCGCACGacaccctgctgcagcccagccgCGAGGCCTGGGCCCCCCGCGCCCGCTCCGACCACTACCTGGGCAGGTACGGGCGCTCCATGGAGGCGCTGGAGCCCGGCGCCCTGCTGGCCTCGCACCTCGACCGCTCCGCGTGGCCGCCCGAGAGGCTCTGCCGGGCCGCTGTCGCTgccaccgccgccgccgggcaGCCCATCCCGCCCGGCTCCTTcgctgcttcctcctcctcctcctcctcctcatcgcGGGAGCCGGTGCAGAAGCACCCGTCGCAGCCCAACCTGCCGAGCGCGGATGACTCGGGCTACATCGGCTACCGCAGCTACAGCCCTTCCTTCCAGCGCCGCACGGGGCTGCTGCACGCCCTGTCCTGCCGCGACCCCACCTTCGGGGGGCTGCCCACCTTCAGCATCGCGCAGCGGGCCGTGGCCCCGCTCAGGGACAGCGTggtcagccctgccagccccccaGCAGCCGCTCCGGCCATGCCCAGCGCGCCCCGGGAGCCGCGGCCGGAGGGCGGCCGCGTGTCCGAGCAGCTGGAGGAGCGCCGGGAGGAGGTGGTGCTGCGGCAGAAGCCGCCCACGGGCCGCAAGGTGCCCGCGCCGCTGCGGCAGATGAACTTTGTGTTCTCCGAGGGGGTGAAGGAGACGGACATTTGTGACCACGTCGGGGCCGcgggcagaggggacaggccGGGCAGTGAGCGGCCGGGCCGGCGAGTGGCTCCCCTGGCGGCCCCCGAGGACTCGCTGGCATCCATCCCCTTCATCG ACGAAcccaccagccccagcatcGACCTGAAGGCCAAGCACGTCCCGGCCTCCTCGGTGGTGTCCAGCGCCATGAACTCGGCGcctgccatggccaccagcCCCGCGTCGCCCACCTTCGCCTTTGCCCTGTCCCGGCACTACTCCCAGGACTGCA GCAGCATCAAGGCCGGCCGCCGCTCCTCCTACCTGCTGGCCATCACCACCGAGCGCTCCAAGTCCTGCGACGACGGTCTGAACGCATTTCGGGACGAGGGGAAGATCCTAAG GAGGATGCCCAGCCGGGTCCCCAGCCTCCGCATGCTGAGGAGCTTCTTCACCGATGGG TCTCTGGACAGCCTGGGCGCGTCGGAAGATGCCCGTTCCAAAAGACACTCGACCTCTGACCTCTCGGACGTGCCGTTCAGCGCCGTGAGGAAGGAGGGTTGGCTCCACTGCAAGCAGATCCTCACCAAAAAGGGGAAG GTCGGGGGAGGCATCCGGCAGTGGAAGCGCGTCTTCGCCGTGCTGCGCACCCACTCGCTGTACCTGTGCAAGGACAGGCGGGAGGCGGTGACCTGCGCCCCGGCCCCAGGTGAGGAGGAGCCGCCGATCAGCATCCAAGCGTGCCTGGTGGACATCTCCTACAGCGAGACCAAGAGGAAGCACGTCTTCCGCCTGACGACCGCTGACTTCTGTGAATATCTCTTTCAGGCAGAGGATCGGGAAGACATGCTGGCCTGGATCAAAGTCATCAGGGAGAACAGCAAGGCTGAGGGCGAG GACCCCGGTTTTGCCAGCCAAGCCCTTATCAGCAAGAAGTTAAACGACTACCGGAAAGTGAG ccctgcggGCGCCAAGCCCGACTCGTCGCCCAAGGGCCCTCGTGGGCTGGGGATCCGAGCCGAGTTCCTGAAGCAGACGGGAACCAGCGCGCCCCGGTCCCCCCGGCAGGATGCAGCTGTCACGAAAG aTGAAAGCAGCTCCCAAAAAGCCCCGTGGGGCATCAACATCATGAAGAAGAACAAGAAATCTGCCCCGCGTGCCTTTGGCGTGAGGCTGGAGGATTGTCAGCCTGCCCCGGACAACAAG aacGTGCCCCTGATCGTGGAAGCGTGCTGCAAGGTGGTGGAGGACCGGGGGCTGGAGTACATGGGCATCTACCGCGTGCCCGGCAACAACGCGGTGGTGtccagcctgcaggagcagctcaacAAGGGAGCCACCGAGATCAACCTGCAGGACGag CGGTGGCAGGACCTGAACGTCATCAGCAGCCTCCTGAAATCCTTCTTCCGAAAGCTGCCTGAGCCCCTCTTCACCGATG ATAAATACAATGACTTTATCGAAGCCAACCGGATCGAAGATGCCAGCGAGAGGATGAGGACGCTGCGGAAGCTG ATCCGGGACCTGCCGGGCCACTACTATGAGACACTCAAATTCCTGGTGGGTCACCTGAAGACCATCGCTGACCACTCGGAGAAGAACAAG atggagccccGGAACCTGGCGCTGGTGTTCGGCCCCACGCTGGTGCGAACATCCGAGGACAACATGACCGACATGGTGACACACATGCCTGACCGCTATAAGATCGTGGAGACCCTCATCCAGCAC TCAGACTGGTTCTTCAGTGACAAGGAGGACAAGGGTGAGAAG ACCCCCGTGGATGAGAAGGAGGCTCAGTCTGTGCCCAACATCGAGTACCTGCTGCCCAACATCGGCAGGACGGCAGCACCCGGTGATGCCGCAG GCTCCACCCGCAGCGGCTCCGCCAAACCGAAG GGCACGTGGCCGTCGCGCAAAGTGCCGCCGCACCGGGAGCTCCTCGCCATCCCCTTCGTCTCGGCCGCCGCCCgcaagaggaagaagaggagagaggCCGAAGGCGTTGGGAGCAGCACCGACGACGACGCGGAGCGCAGGGACAGCCCGGGccggcagcaggagcaggagggccCCGCGGTGACACCGGGCAAAGCGCCCCGCGGCACCAGCACCGAGCCGGCCGGGGCGGAGCGGGAATGCTCCGCCGAGCCCGCGGGCAGCGGCTCCGAGCCCGCGCCGGACGCCCGCTCCATCGTGTCCGGCTACTCCACGCTGTCCACCATGGACCGCAGCCTGTGCTCCGAGGTGCACTCGGTGGCCGGGAGCCGCGGGGAGGAGGCGGATGACGAGCGCAGCGAGCTCAGCCACATGGAGACGGACACGGAGAGCCGCGAGGGAGCGCGGCCGCGGCCGGGCCAGGCCGGGCTGGGGACGGGCGACGAGGACAAGTCGCCCCCGGGCCGCCCGTCCTTCAACTCGCACCGCCTGATCCAGTGCGACACGCTGGCCCGCAGGAGGCTGGGCAGGCCGCGGGACGCCGCGGCGGTGGCCGGCGGTGACGAGCCGGGCTGGGCGGCCCCCGGGCGGGCGTCGCAGCTCCGGCAGCACCTGCGGGGCTCCGCCGATGACATGGGGGTGCGGCTGCGCCGGGCGCACTCCCCCGAGACCCGCCGCAAGAAGAGCAGCTGGCGCCGGCACACGGTGGTGGTGCCCGGCGGCCTCAAGGACCTCAACTTCAACGAGTGGAAGGAGCCGCGGGGACTCGAGGGGACGCCGGGACCCTGTCGCGACAAGGACTCggggctcagcagcctggaGTCCACCAAAGCCCGGCCTGCGgctccggccccggccccgcctggcactgctggcccgGGCACGGCCACCAGGAGccccccgggcagccccggccccccggcGCCCCTGCGCTTCCCGCAGTGTCTGTGA